A genomic window from Diospyros lotus cultivar Yz01 chromosome 2, ASM1463336v1, whole genome shotgun sequence includes:
- the LOC127794115 gene encoding inorganic pyrophosphatase 2-like, with amino-acid sequence MAGIVVVFDFDKTIIELDSDNWVVDELGATDLFNQLLPTMPWNTLMDRMMGELHSQGKTIDDIVEVLKRVPIHPRVVPAIKAAHALGCDLRIVSDANLFFIETILKHLGLRDCFSEINTNPGYVDEEGRLRILPYHDFHSSGHGCSRCPPNMCKGLIIERIQASLAAEGKKRRFIYLGDGSGDFCPTLKLREGDHMMPRKHYPVWDLICKNRALVKAELHEWSNGEELERVLLQLINAISMEESNKLFSVDCKLETVPMAAREALPQALSVPH; translated from the exons ATGGCAGGAATAGTGGTGGTCTTCGACTTCGACAAGACGATCATCGAGTTGGACAGCGATAACTGGGTCGTCGACGAGTTGGGCGCCACCGACTTGTTCAACCAGCTCCTCCCCACCATGCCCTGGAACACCCTCATG GATAGGATGATGGGGGAGCTTCATTCCCAGGGGAAAACCATTGATGACATTGTGGAGGTTCTGAAACGGGTCCCAATCCATCCCCGGGTGGTGCCCGCCATTAAAGCAGCTCATGCTTTGGG GTGTGATTTGAGGATTGTGAGTGATGCAAATCTCTTCTTCATCGAGACAATTCTGAAGCATCTTGGGCTGAGAGATTGTTTCTCTGAAATCAACACCAATCCGGGCTACGTGGATGAAGAAGGCAGGCTGAGGATCTTGCCTTACCATGATTTCCACTCTTCTGGCCATGGATGCAGCCGCTGCCCTCCAAACATGTGCAAG GGCCTGATAATAGAGAGGATTCAAGCTTCTCTAGCCGCGGAAGGGAAAAAGAGGCGATTCATCTATCTTGGAGATGGAAGCGGCGACTTTTGCCCGACCTTGAAGCTCAGAGAGGGCGACCACATGATGCCGAGGAAGCACTACCCGGTCTGGGACTTGATATGCAAGAACCGGGCTCTTGTCAAAGCCGAGCTTCATGAGTGGAGCAACGGGGAGGAGCTGGAGCGAGTCTTGCTGCAACTCATCAACGCGATCTCCATGGAGGAGAGCAACAAGTTGTTCTCAGTCGACTGCAAGTTGGAGACGGTTCCTATGGCTGCCCGCGAGGCCTTGCCTCAGGCTCTTTCGGTCCCTCATTAG